One stretch of Cytophagia bacterium CHB2 DNA includes these proteins:
- a CDS encoding cytochrome c — MATQQKRHLHHFQFGGSGSQTGIIQLCRSFFSWGMLLTLLLFFGCEPEPPAHIKDPGHLMFLGFPNRETQCSRCHGEEGTGGMFGPKIRDVLQRKSRDYVREVILHGKGEDDDGMPGFAEHLTPEQVEQLLDFLAAWNDSLTAPANP, encoded by the coding sequence ATGGCAACGCAACAAAAGAGGCATTTGCATCATTTTCAATTTGGCGGCAGCGGTTCACAAACCGGCATCATACAATTGTGCCGCAGTTTTTTTTCTTGGGGAATGTTGTTGACGCTTCTACTTTTTTTCGGTTGTGAACCCGAGCCGCCGGCGCATATCAAAGACCCTGGCCATCTCATGTTCCTGGGATTTCCGAACCGCGAAACCCAGTGCAGCCGTTGCCACGGCGAGGAAGGAACCGGCGGGATGTTCGGCCCCAAAATTCGCGATGTCCTGCAGCGCAAAAGCCGCGACTATGTGCGCGAGGTTATCCTCCACGGCAAGGGCGAAGATGATGATGGCATGCCCGGATTTGCAGAGCATTTAACGCCGGAGCAGGTCGAGCAATTGCTGGATTTCCTCGCGGCGTGGAATGACAGCCTGACGGCACCGGCGAATCCATAA
- a CDS encoding FtsX-like permease family protein: LVLFDIQPDQSENVAALVRSFGLPVMQHVPVVTMRLESINGKSVRELQQDTTNGIRRWALRREYRSSYRDSLNDNETLLAGQLQKGRGNPEEPVLVSLENDIADDLRVSVGDEIVFDVQGVPIATRVGSIRRVNWQRVMPSFFVIFPSGVLENAPQFHVVVTRAGQAELSANVQRAVVQQFPNVSAIDLSLILMTAETILSKVSFVIRFMALFSIFTGLAVLAGAVITSRYQRIQESVLLRTLGANRRQVIKIMTIEYLFLGGLAAITGLLLALAGTWGLAFFVFKTSFAPALAPSVAIVILVAGLTLLLGMLNSRGIVDRPPLEVLRAEA, translated from the coding sequence ATTTGGTGTTGTTCGATATTCAGCCGGATCAAAGCGAAAACGTTGCCGCGCTGGTGCGATCCTTCGGCTTGCCGGTGATGCAACACGTGCCTGTCGTCACCATGCGGTTGGAAAGCATCAACGGCAAATCCGTGCGGGAATTGCAACAGGACACCACCAACGGCATCAGAAGATGGGCGCTGCGCCGCGAATACCGTTCCTCGTATCGCGACAGCTTGAATGATAATGAAACCTTGCTTGCGGGACAGTTGCAAAAGGGGAGAGGCAATCCTGAGGAGCCGGTTCTCGTTTCATTGGAGAATGATATTGCGGACGATTTACGGGTGAGTGTGGGCGATGAGATTGTGTTCGATGTCCAGGGCGTTCCGATTGCGACGCGCGTCGGCAGCATCCGCCGCGTCAATTGGCAACGCGTGATGCCGAGCTTTTTTGTGATCTTTCCGAGCGGCGTTTTGGAGAATGCGCCGCAATTTCATGTCGTGGTGACGCGCGCCGGCCAGGCTGAACTTTCGGCCAACGTGCAGCGCGCGGTGGTGCAGCAATTTCCCAATGTTTCCGCCATTGATCTGTCGCTCATTCTGATGACAGCCGAAACCATCTTGAGCAAAGTCTCATTTGTGATTCGCTTCATGGCGTTGTTCAGCATCTTCACCGGGCTGGCGGTTCTGGCAGGCGCGGTGATCACCAGCCGCTATCAACGCATTCAGGAAAGCGTGTTGTTGCGCACGCTTGGCGCAAATCGCCGGCAAGTGATCAAGATTATGACAATCGAGTATCTTTTTCTGGGCGGATTGGCGGCGATTACCGGGTTGTTGCTCGCGCTTGCCGGCACGTGGGGCCTGGCATTTTTTGTGTTCAAAACGAGTTTCGCGCCGGCGCTGGCGCCGAGTGTGGCTATTGTGATTCTCGTTGCCGGATTGACGCTGCTGTTGGGGATGTTGAACAGCCGGGGCATTGTCGATCGCCCTCCGCTGGAAGTGTTGCGCGCCGAGGCGTGA